In Chaetodon trifascialis isolate fChaTrf1 chromosome 4, fChaTrf1.hap1, whole genome shotgun sequence, one DNA window encodes the following:
- the LOC139330055 gene encoding protein wntless homolog, producing MDSEEKVKGDFKIATRSDTTPSPTSAIRYLATKCINRHRAGGWLVPWGSNRCQQIRSFDEPLAKTLDANDIVFAVHVPLPDKEMSPWFQYMLAVLQFDIAFKMINQIEDDVIVTIDAGLAYRDDLTSEWTTKFQSVERRPLRCTFAVPKTYENEGRFYHCDPIPFMELGSVAHKYFLINLRLPVNDTVNVGIGEIKDIQIVGIHQNGGFTKVWISMKTAYSPWIFGATVWYWHRISLMARPPVLLEKVILALGVSMTLLNVPVEWLSLGFEWTWMLLFEDVQQGVFYSTLFCFWIIFCGEHLMDQSQRNRLSAYWWQVGLVVFSSSVLLVFDLSERGVHLTNPFYSVWASDTGTNVAITFVIVAGISVCLYFLSLCAMVRCVFRSIGGKIQQLPAMPQARRLRYEGIIFRFKFLMLVTLASAAMTVIFFIVNQVSEGHWRCGDYTLQVHSAFLTGMYGMWNLYVFTIIFLYAPSHKHNRNTSGDSRRTDVLERAESRASWLTCGEQGPTETYRITGKVAEE from the exons ATGGACAGCGAAGAGAAGGTGAAGGGGGATTTCAAGATAGCCACACGTTCAGACACCA CTCCCAGTCCCACCAGTGCCATCCGCTACTTGGCCACCAAATGCATTAATCGCCACCGGGCTGGCGGCTGGCTCGTGCCGTGGGGATCAAACCGCTGCCAGCAGATCCGCAGTTTCGACGAGCCGCTGGCTAAAACGCTGGATGCCAACGACATCGTTTTTGCAGTGCACGTACCTCTTCCCGACAAGGAGATGAGCCCCTGGTTTCAGTACATGCTGGCTGTTCTGCAGTTCGACATCGCGTTCAAAATGATCAATCAGATCG AAGATGATGTTATCGTCACGATTGATGCTGGCCTGGCGTACAGGGATGACCTGACGTCTGAGTGGACCACAAAGTTTCAGTCGGTGGAGCGAAGGCCGCTCAGGTGCACGTTTGCAGTCCCGAAG ACATACGAAAATGAAGGCCGCTTCTATCACTGTGATCCCATACCGTTCATGGAACTGGGAAGTGTGGCCCACAAATATTTCCTGATCAACCTGCGCCTGCCTGTGAATGACACCGTGAACGTTGGCATTGGAGAAATAAAGGACATCCAAATAGTG GGCATCCACCAGAACGGAGGCTTCACCAAAGTGTGGATCAGCATGAAGACGGCCTACAGTCCCTGGATATTTGGGGCAACTGTTTGGTACTGGCACAGGATCAGCCTCATGGCAAGACCTCCAGTCCTTCTGGAAAA GGTGATTCTGGCTCTGGGCGTCTCCATGACGCTCCTCAACGTGCCGGTGGAGTGGCTCTCTCTGGGCTTTGAGTGGACGtggatgctgctgtttgaagatgTTCAACAGGGCGTCTTCTACTCCACGCTCTTCTGTTTCTGGATCATCTTCTGTGGCGAACACCTCATG GACCAAAGTCAGAGGAATCGGCTCTCGGCGTACTGGTGGCAGGTTGGGCTGGTGGTCTTCAGCTCATCCGTTCTCCTCGTGTTTGACCTGAGTGAGAG GGGCGTTCATTTGACCAACCCGTTCTACAGtgtttgggcgtcagacactGGGACAAACGTGGCG ATTACCTTCGTTATTGTGGCTGGGATTTCCGTTTGTCTGTATTTCCTCTCCCTGTGTGCCATGGTGCGCTGTGTCTTCAGGAGCATTGGTGGGAAAATACAGCAACTTCCTGCCATGCCACAGGCGAGGAGACTGCGCTACGAG GGAATAATCTTCAGGTTCAAGTTTTTGATGCTGGTAACTTTAGCAAGTGCAGCCATGACCGTCATCTTCTTCATCGTAAATCAA GTCAGTGAAGGTCACTGGCGCTGTGGAGACTACACCCTCCAGGTCCACAGCGCGTTCCTCACAGGGATGTACGGCATGTGGAACCTGTATGTTTTCACCATCATCTTCCTCTATGCTCCCTCCCACAAGCACAACAGAAACACGTCAGGAGACAGTCGGCGAACAG ATGTGCTGGAGAGGGCAGAAAGCCGAGCGAGCTGGCTGACGTGTGGAGAGCAGGGGCCGACAGAGACCTACAGGATCACCGGGAAGGTGGCTGAGGAGTGA
- the dr1 gene encoding protein Dr1, giving the protein MASSSGNDDDLTIPRAAINKMIKETLPNVRVANDARELVVNCCTEFIHLISSEANEICNKSDKKTISPEHVINALESLGFASYITEVKDVLQECKTVALKRRKASSRLENLGIPEEELLRQQQELFAKARQQQAELAQQEWLQMQQAAQQAQMAAASASAAQQAGSSQDEDEEDDM; this is encoded by the exons ATGGCTTCTTCCTCTGGAAACGACGACGACCTCACCATCCCCAGAGCAGCTATCAACAAAATGATTAAAGAAACTCTCCCGAACGTCCGAGTGGCGAACGACGCCAGAGAGCTTGTGGTTAACTGCTGCACAGAGTTCATACACCTCATATCCTCAGAAGCAAATGAAATATGCAACAAGTCCGACAAGAAGACCATATCTCCAGAGCATGTCATCAATG cTCTTGAGAGTCTTGGTTTCGCATCGTACATCACGGAGGTGAAAGACGTGCTGCAGGAGTGTAAAACTGTAgctctgaagaggaggaaggcgAGCTCCCGGCTGGAGAACCTGGGAATCCCAGAGGAAGAGCTCCTCAGACAACAACAGGAATTATTTGCCAAG GCGCGGCAGCAGCAGGCCGAGCTCGCCCAGCAGGAGTGGCTACAGATGCAGCAGGCCGCCCAGCAGGCACAGATGGCGGCGGCGTCTGCCAGCGCCGCCCAGCAGGCCGGCTCCTCTCAGGATGAAGACGAAGAGGACGACATGTGA
- the LOC139329755 gene encoding retinol dehydrogenase 8: MNQKVVLITGCSSGIGLALAARIAKDEKKRFMVYATMRNLSKAEPLVEAADRTLGRTLEIKQLDVCNEDSIKACVDSLPGRRVDILISNAGMGLIGPIECQSIDEMKTVMDTNFFGLVRLLKEILPDMKRRKKGHIVVISSVMGIQGILFNDIYAASKFAVEGFCESLAVQALRFNLNISLIEPGPVITEFERKVYDEGLKTDLSKADKVTADMFTNIYLKNYKQIFETLGQTAEDIAEHTLKIITMENPPFRHQTNTLYTPMTTLKYADPNGDLPIDTFYKMVFEHDKVFNASLNFLKLLRWRSRKSFTLDKDKSN; the protein is encoded by the exons ATGAACCAGAAGGTGGTACTCATCACAGGCTGCTCCTCGGGGATCGGCCTCGCCTTGGCTGCCCGCATCGCaaaagatgagaagaaaaggTTCATGG TCTATGCCACCATGAGGAACCTGAGCAAGGCCGAGCCGCTGGTCGAGGCAGCGGATCGGACTCTGGGCAGGACTCTGGAGATCAAACAGCTGGACGTATGCAACGAGGACTCCATCAAAGCCTGCGTGGACAGCCTGCCTGGGCGCAGGGTGGACATTCTGA TAAGTAACGCTGGGATGGGTCTGATCGGACCCATCGAGTGTCAGTCTATTGATGAGATGAAGACTGTAATGGACACCAACTTCTTTGGGCTGGTGCGGCTGCTGAAGGAAATCCTGCCTgacatgaagaggaggaagaagggccACATTGTGGTCATCAGCAGCGTCATGGGCATCCAGG GAATTTTATTCAATGACATCTACGCAGCATCCAAGTTTGCAGTGGAAGGCTTCTGTGAGAGCTTAGCCGTTCAAGCACTGAGGTTTAACCTCAA catCAGCCTGATCGAGCCCGGGCCGGTGATAACAGAGTTTGAGCGTAAAGTCTACGACGAGGGCCTGAAGACTGATCTCAGTAAAGCTGACAAAGTGACTGCTGACATGTTCACGAACATCTACTTGAAGAACTACAAACAAATCTTCGAAACCCTCGGGCAGACTGCTGAAGATATAGCAGAG CATACTCTCAAGATCATCACCATGGAGAATCCCCCTTTCCGTCATCAGACAAACACGCTTTACACCCCTATGACCACGCTCAAATATGCTGACCCCAACGGCGACCTCCCGATTGACACGTTTTACAAAATGGTGTTTGAGCATGACAAGGTTTTCAACGCCAGTCTGAACTTCCTCAAACTTCTGCGCTGGAGAAGTCGAAAGAGCTTTACTTTGGATAAGGACAAGAGCAACTAA
- the scinla gene encoding scinderin like a, with translation MAAHKQFAMAGKKPGLQVWRIEKMDLFPVPSEHHGSFFTGDAYIVLFTTKMSTYSIHTWMGSDSSQDEKGCAAIFMTQMDEYLGGQPVQFTEYQNEESVTFQGYFKKGIIYKQGGVASGFKHVVTNEADVQRVLQVKGRRTIRATEVPVSWSSFNKGDCFIIDLGKDIFHWSGSESNRYERLKTTELAVDIRDNERRGRGNIEMIDEGSEPEAVIKVLGPKPDLPPGTPDVAAVKQKSQPSLYLISDASGSMKTALLPEKTPFKQDVLSQTECYILDDGGNNKIFVWKGKEASPDERDKALQVAEKFITDKGYSKTTQVQVLPAGAETTLFKTFFFNWLDKDETTGPSETYTIGTIAKVEQIPFDASKLHSDSNMAAQHAMVDDGSGKVQIWRVEGGDKVPVDPSTHGQFFGGDCYLVLYTYKAGGREKHIIYTWQGQKCSQDELGASALLTVDLDNSMGGVATQVRVTQSKEPAHLVSLFKDKPLIVHLGGTSRKGGESKPGSTRLFHIRQNSTKATRAVEVKPATSSLNTNDVFVLKTPESLFLWKGKGGTPEEMTAAKYVAGVLGGTATEVEEGSEPGGFWTALGGKGEYQTSKTLQSTVRLPRLFGCSNKTGRLIAEEVPGEITQLDLASDDVMILDTWDQIFVWIGKDANEVEKTGSLQIAQDYVSSDPSGRSGIPISTIKQKEEPPTFTGWFHAWDPDMWDRDPLECLKARIKKQ, from the exons ATGGCTGCCCACAAACAGTTTGCGATGGCCGGGAAGAAGCCCGGCCTGCAGGTGTGGCGGATTGAGAAGATGGATTTGTTTCCAGTCCCTTCTGAACATCACGGAAGCTTCTTCACCGGAGACGCTTACATCGTGCTCTTCACCACCAAGATGTCTACCTACAGCATTCACACATGGATGG GCAGTGACTCGTCCCAGGACGAGAAGGGGTGTGCTGCCATCTTCATGACCCAGATGGATGAATACTTGGGTGGACAGCCAGTCCAGTTCACTGAGTATCAAAATGAAGAGTCAGTCACCTTTCAGGGCTACTTCAAGAAGGGCATCATATACAAG CAAGGTGGCGTGGCCTCAGGGTTCAAGCATGTGGTTACCAATGAGGCAGATGTTCAACGCGTGCTGCAGGTTAAAGGTCGTCGCACGATCAGAGCCACGGAGGTGCCCGTTTCCTGGTCCAGTTTCAACAAAGGAGACTGCTTCATCATCGACTTGGGAAAG GACATCTTCCACTGGTCTGGCAGTGAATCCAACCGGTACGAACGCCTGAAAACCACTGAGCTGGCCGTTGATATCCGAGACAATGAGCGACGGGGCCGCGGCAACATTGAGATGATTGATGAAGGCTCTGAGCCGGAAGCTGTCATTAAG gTGCTTGGACCCAAGCCCGACCTCCCGCCTGGAACCCCTGATGTCGCCGCTGTTAAGCAGAAGAGCCAACCATCTCTCTATTTG ATTTCTGACGCGTCTGGCTCGATGAAAACAGCCCTGCTGCCTGAAAAAACCCCATTCAAACAAGACGTCCTCTCCCAGACTGAATGCTACATCTTGGACGACGGAGGAAACAATAAGATATTTGTCTGGAAAG GGAAGGAAGCAAGTCCCGATGAGCGAGACAAAGCATTGCAAGTTGCAGAGAAGTTCATCACTGACAAGGGTTACTCCAAAACTACTCAG GTCCAGGTGTTGCCAGCAGGTGCGGAGACCACCCTGTTTAAGACTTTCTTCTTCAACTGGTTGGACAAGGATGAGACTACAGGCCCAAGTGAGACCTACACCATCGGTACCATTGCAAAGGTGGAGCAGATTCCCTTTGACGCTTCCAAACTCCACAGCGACAGCAACATGGCTGCCCAGCACGCCATGGTGGATGATGGCTCCGGGAAAGTCCAG ATTTGGCGTGTGGAAGGAGGTGACAAAGTACCTGTGGACCCATCCACCCATGGACAGTTCTTTGGAGGTGACTGTTACCTGGTGCTGTACACCTACAAGgcgggaggcagagagaagcaTATCATCTACACCTG GCAAGGACAGAAGTGCTCTCAGGATGAACTGGGCGCTTCAGCGCTTCTCACCGTCGATCTGGACAATTCCATGGGTGGAGTAGCTACCCAG GTTCGTGTCACTCAGAGCAAGGAGCCTGCTCACCTCGTGAGCTTGTTTAAGGACAAGCCTTTGATCGTCCACCTGGGTGGGACGTCCCGCAAAGGTGGCGAGAGCAAGCCTGGCAGCACACGACTCTTCCACATCCGCCAGAACTCCACCAAAGCCACACGGGCTGTTGAG GTGAAGCCCGCTACCTCCAGCCTGAATacaaatgatgtgtttgtgctgaagaCGCCAGAGTCCCTGTTCCTGTGGAAGGGAAAGGGAGGCACTCCGGAGGAGATGACTGCAGCCAAGTATGTTGCCGGCGTGCTCGGAGGCACTGCCACTGAGGTGGAGGAAGGCAGCGAGCCAG GTGGTTTCTGGACAGCGCTGGGTGGAAAGGGAGAGTACCAGACCTCCAAGACCCTGCAGTCGACTGTCAGGCTCCCACGACTGTTTGGCTGCTCAAACAAGACAGGCAGGCTGATA GCGGAGGAGGTGCCCGGCGAAATCACACAGTTGGATCTGGCAAGCGATGATGTCATGATTCTGGACACCTGGGATCAG ATCTTTGTTTGGATCGGAAAGGATGCCAACGAGGTCGAGAAAACTGGATCACTCCAGATTG cgCAAGATTATGTGAGTTCGGACCCCTCTGGCCGCAGCGGTATCCCCATCAGCACCATCAAGCAGAAGGAGGAGCCACCCACCTTCACCGGCTGGTTCCACGCCTGGGATCCCGACATGTGGGACAGAGACCCTCTGGAGTGCTTGAAAGCTCGTATCAAAAAGCAGtag